Part of the Qipengyuania oceanensis genome, TTGTCTGCCGGACGTACCGGCACGGTGTTTCTCGAGAGGCTGATCAATCGGCAATTCGGAAACGGCACCGCCTAGCATGAGCCGGCGATTACCAGGTGGCAGATGATGCTCGCCAATATGCGTAACGACTGGGGCGTAGGCGGCGACCTGCTACGAAACCTCTTCTACCACTCTCCCGATCGCAGGCTAGCAGCCTGTGGCGACGATTTCGTCGATATCAACCCTTTCCTCTGTCCGACGACCGACTTGCTGCCCGAAAACGGCAAGAGGCTAAGGGCAGTTCACATGGTCCGCGAACCGGGCGACTGGATGATTCTCATCACCAACTACCCTCTGTCTTCGACATACCCGGACGTGGTGCGCGAAACAGTTGATCTTGTGTCAAAGATGTTGACGCTACGCAGGCCGCTCTGGCTGGATGCGCTTGATTTACTTGAGCGTGCTAATTCTTCGCATAGCAATCGGCGGCTGGACCAAGACGTAAATGAACGCATTCGCGGTGAGTTGGCGTCGACACATGGCTACTAGGCGCATCCTTTTCAGGACCCTTGCCGCGCTCGTGGTCAGCGGAGTGATGCTGTCGATCCTCCTCTCGCTGGCTGACCTAGACTGGCGCGATTTCTCAAGGATCGACATCGCGGGATTTGCTCTCGTCGTTGTCTTCCATGTCCTGGTACTGGTAACGCGAGGGTGGTTGATGGGCCAGTTGTCGCAAAAGGGCGAGGACGGTTCTGCCCGTCCTCTGGCTTGGGTGCATCTCGCAGCCCGGCACCAGTTCATCTTTACGGTTCTGCCGACAGGGCTAGGCGACCTGTTGTTTCCGGCTCTCGCGAAACGGCTGGTCGGCCGCACGGCCACAGAAGCGTTCTCGGTCATCGCACAGGTTCGCTCCAGGGATCTAATCGTGCTGATCACGCTCGCCTTGGGGGGCAGCCTTATTATCACAGGAATCGAATGGGCCGCTGCGGCTGTGGCGTTCTTGGCGCTCCCTGTCCTTTTCTATGCGGATAAGTTTTTTCGTTTGGCCCTGCATCTGGTTCGCAAATCACTGGCAGACGGAAAGCTGGCGAGTTTCCTGGAAGCGATCGCCTCGTCCGAACCGCCTGATTCATTCTCCCGGTTCAGGCTTACGGTTGCGAGCATCCTGGACTGGTTTTTTGTCATATGCAGCGTTCTTGCAACTTTCGAGGCCATCGGCGAGCCTGTGCCGGTGGGGGTCGCAATGCTGTTCCTTGCCGGGATCAATTTGTTCGGTGCGCTGGCCATTTCGATCGGTGGCCTAGGCGTATCGGAGACTGGCGGCGCGGCAGCACTTGTATTGGCGGACCGTACGGTGAAGAACGCCACCGCCCTGTCGCTGCTGGCAAGGCCCTTGCTGCTCGTCTCAATGCTTTCAGCAAGCCTGATGATCGACCTCATCCTGACAAGCGCGAAACTTTTTGGACGCCGATAGCTCAGTCTTGGTCTGGCGAGGTCTTTACGATCCGTTTCTGCAAGACGGTCAGGCTGCTTGCCCTGGCGTTCATCGTCTGGTTGGGATTTTTAGAGATATCGTAATGCAGGAATGACAGCAGAAGCTGGAAGCCGACCAGAACGGGCGTCACGCTCAGCATGACGGTACCCGGCGTCGCCGGCGTCCCCGTACGCCAACTCTCGATCCATTCGGAAATGCCGAAGGCCAGCCCGAACGTCAGCAACAATAGGCCCGCGAGCAGGCTGAGCGAAGCGACGTCAAAATTGCGCAGCAGGTAATTGTAGATTACTCGCTTCGTAAAGTTGCGAAGGTGGAGCAATGGGAATGTGAGCATCGAGTGCGTAATGCTAAGATTGCTTTTCTCCTCGCCATAGATTGCTTCCATTGGCTGGTCGATGACGAGCGCACCGAAGATATTAAGACGGAACAGAAGGTCTGATTCGAAGAAGTATCTCTCGTGGATTTTGTGGAGTGGCAGGATTTGAACTGCATCGGCGCTGATGGCGGTAAAACCGTTGGTAGGATCGGAGATGTTCCA contains:
- a CDS encoding lysylphosphatidylglycerol synthase domain-containing protein, translating into MATRRILFRTLAALVVSGVMLSILLSLADLDWRDFSRIDIAGFALVVVFHVLVLVTRGWLMGQLSQKGEDGSARPLAWVHLAARHQFIFTVLPTGLGDLLFPALAKRLVGRTATEAFSVIAQVRSRDLIVLITLALGGSLIITGIEWAAAAVAFLALPVLFYADKFFRLALHLVRKSLADGKLASFLEAIASSEPPDSFSRFRLTVASILDWFFVICSVLATFEAIGEPVPVGVAMLFLAGINLFGALAISIGGLGVSETGGAAALVLADRTVKNATALSLLARPLLLVSMLSASLMIDLILTSAKLFGRR
- a CDS encoding glycosyltransferase family 2 protein, whose amino-acid sequence is MPFLRLAGNAGLTFFSRLSSGYWNISDPTNGFTAISADAVQILPLHKIHERYFFESDLLFRLNIFGALVIDQPMEAIYGEEKSNLSITHSMLTFPLLHLRNFTKRVIYNYLLRNFDVASLSLLAGLLLLTFGLAFGISEWIESWRTGTPATPGTVMLSVTPVLVGFQLLLSFLHYDISKNPNQTMNARASSLTVLQKRIVKTSPDQD